A window of Apium graveolens cultivar Ventura chromosome 8, ASM990537v1, whole genome shotgun sequence contains these coding sequences:
- the LOC141679989 gene encoding uncharacterized protein LOC141679989, whose amino-acid sequence MDKSWIFKDRDSLEYEIGVESFLIFAEENSKDLKNIPCPCGRCVNFRIYNVKVIWGHLYEKGFSLGYTDWIWHGETSSKTVRSSVGSTFLPKEQNAQSETVDVCEAAYNSDDHDSYDLNGFVVDVEQPLYKGSECTKLESMLKLHNWKSRFGISDSAFTDLLTYVGSFLPQDHVLPVNSYEAKKTLSDLGLEYIKFHACPNKCILYRGINLNASKCPKYRLSRWKVAKDGKLRVNSPAKVMWYFPIIPRFKSMFKSPDTAEQLIWHSKQRSNDG is encoded by the coding sequence ATGGACAAGTCGTGGATTTTCAAAGACAGAGATTCTTTAGAATATGAGATAGGTGTTGAAAGTTTCTTAATATTTGCAGAAGAGAACTCAAAGGATCTCAAGAACATCCCTTGTCCTTGTGGGCGTTGCGTTAATTTTAGAATATATAACGTAAAAGTAATATGGGGTCATTTATATGAAAAAGGTTTTAGTTTGGGGTATactgattggatttggcatggagaaaCTAGTTCTAAGACTGTTAGGTCATCTGTCGGTAGTACATTTCTACCTAAGGAGCAAAATGCTCAATCTGAAACTGTTGACGTTTGTGAAGCTGCTTATAATTCGGACGATCATGATTCGTATGACCTTAATGGGTTTGTAGTTGATGTAGAACAACCTTTGTATAAGGGCAGTGAATGTACGAAGTTAGAGTCAATGTTAAAGCTACATAATTGGAAATCTAGGTTTGGTATTAGCGATAGCGCCTTCACTGATCTTCTCACTTATGTTGGTTCTTTTCTTCCTCAAGATCATGTGTTACCGGTTAATTCGTATGAGGCAAAGAAAACGTTATCTGACTTGGGCCTCGAGTACATTAAATTTCATGCATGTCCAAACAAGTGTATACTCTACAGGGGTATAAATCTTAATGCATCTAAGTGTCCTAAATATCGTTTATCTCGCTGGAAGGTTGCGAAAGATGGTAAACTTAGGGTAAATAGTCCAGCCAAGGTTATGTGGTATTTTCCTATCATTCCTAGGTTTAAAAGCATGTTTAAATCTCCTGATACCGCTGAACAGTTGATTTGGCATTCAAAACAACGGTCAAATGATGGTTAG